From Micromonospora nigra, one genomic window encodes:
- a CDS encoding SDR family oxidoreductase: MNLTGRVVVITGGAGGIGAALARRFAAEGAEALVLADLDVDAARAVAAGIGPAASAVGLDVTDEEQVRALVADTERRYGRIDVFCANAGVTTGGGVEVDDAGWDRAWRVNVLSHVYAARAVLPAMVERGSGYLLHTCSAAGVLTAVGDAAYTATKHAAVGFAEWLSITYRDQGIRVSALCPQGVDTPMLADGLAAGHLGAQVIAASGAVLTADQVADVTVAGMAEERFLILPHPEVADYARRRAEDPDGWQSGLRKLVRRLRAGASPRPH, encoded by the coding sequence GTGAACCTCACCGGCCGGGTCGTGGTCATCACCGGCGGGGCCGGTGGCATCGGGGCAGCGCTGGCCCGCCGGTTCGCCGCCGAGGGCGCCGAGGCGCTGGTGCTCGCCGACCTCGACGTCGACGCGGCCCGCGCGGTGGCCGCCGGCATCGGCCCGGCCGCCAGCGCCGTCGGCCTGGACGTCACCGACGAGGAGCAGGTCCGCGCGCTGGTCGCCGACACCGAGCGGCGGTACGGCCGGATCGACGTGTTCTGCGCCAACGCGGGGGTGACCACCGGCGGGGGAGTGGAGGTCGACGACGCCGGCTGGGACCGGGCGTGGCGGGTCAACGTGCTGTCGCACGTGTACGCCGCCCGGGCCGTGCTGCCGGCGATGGTGGAACGCGGCTCCGGTTACCTGCTGCACACCTGTTCGGCGGCGGGGGTGCTCACCGCCGTCGGAGACGCCGCGTACACCGCCACCAAACACGCTGCGGTCGGTTTCGCCGAGTGGCTGTCGATCACCTACCGTGACCAGGGCATCCGGGTCAGTGCCCTGTGCCCGCAGGGGGTGGACACCCCGATGCTCGCCGACGGCCTGGCCGCCGGGCATCTGGGCGCCCAGGTGATCGCCGCGTCCGGGGCGGTGCTCACCGCCGACCAGGTGGCCGACGTGACCGTCGCCGGCATGGCCGAGGAGCGATTCCTGATCCTGCCGCACCCGGAGGTGGCCGACTACGCCCGCCGTCGCGCCGAGGATCCCGACGGTTGGCAGTCGGGCCTGCGTAAGCTCGTCCGTCGGCTGCGGGCGGGGGCGTCGCCGCGCCCGCACTGA